The sequence below is a genomic window from Rhizobium sp. NXC14.
GAGCTGCTGGACGAAATACTCCATATGTCGTTTTCCCCTGGATGCGAGCCGAGGATGCTGCATCTCTTTTTGGTTATTCGGCTCCCCGTTCAAGGAACCTCATGGGCCGCATCCATACCGGTTTCGTTGAAAATGTGAAGACAAAAAGGGGCTACTCCAGCAGATTCTTGTTCGAACAGGCGTAAATGGCGCATTTTGAACCAGAATCCACAGAAAATCGGCAAAGCCCGACCCATTTTTAGCCAAAATCCTCTGCCGGCTTAACCATCCGGCAAGCGCGCCTTCGATTTCCTGCGTCGCTTCCCACGTAAGCTATTCCGCAAGGCTGGAAGAAAGCGCAAATTCAACCCTTGAGCCCGCAGTTTTTGCGAATGGTTTTTCACATGCAAATGCCGCCATCCTCGACTGACAGCTGCATGAACTTATGGTAGCATCAACTATCTGCGTTTTCGGGGTTCGGGGCGCGGCGAGAACCACCATATCGATATCTGGTGCGACAGGGATGGTTGACGACGAGCGACAGCGGGCGCTCGCGGCGCGGCGAACGGCAAAGGACAATGCTGACCACATTTGAAAAGGCGGCGCTCGAAGCCGGTAAGGCCATCATCGCGGTTTTGCGCGAAGGCTTTCCCATCGCCATGAAGGCGGACGCAAGTCCGGTTACGGTTGCCGACGAGGAGGCCGAACGCATCATCCTCGCCCATCTCTCCAGGGATTATCCCGACATACCCGTCGTGGCGGAAGAGTCGGTTGCCGCTGGCAACGTGCCCGACATCAGCGGCCGGGGCTTCTTCCTCGTCGACCCGCTCGACGGCACCCGTGAATTCGTCGACGGACGGCAGGAATTCACCGTCAACATCGCCTATATCGAGAACGGCGCCCCGGTCGCCGGGATCGTCTACGCGCCGGCGCTCGGGCTCGCCTTCTCAGGAGAACGCGGCCGTGCCGAAAGGCTTGATGTCACCGAGGATT
It includes:
- the cysQ gene encoding 3'(2'),5'-bisphosphate nucleotidase CysQ encodes the protein MLTTFEKAALEAGKAIIAVLREGFPIAMKADASPVTVADEEAERIILAHLSRDYPDIPVVAEESVAAGNVPDISGRGFFLVDPLDGTREFVDGRQEFTVNIAYIENGAPVAGIVYAPALGLAFSGERGRAERLDVTEDFTIRARTAIAVREQPDDRLALASLRHNSPETGTFLADHAISKCTNIGSSLKFCLLAEGKADVYPRFTRTMEWDTAAGDAVLRAAGGSTVTLDGALLTYGKTGAAADFDFANPNFISWGGRKRVLEPA